A section of the Leptospira kobayashii genome encodes:
- a CDS encoding site-specific integrase, which translates to MKDIKIQKIIFPFLPPDLVVNLQEFETCLFTNDDLRKMFFFLRNSNYTHYLILKLLFSSGMSTPELVSFKIKNFEPSSANLKISERCRLKHRNIRISDDFAKELYRFCQSEKTTELPLFPGQKGLREERSIQKILQKASQIIKKEVSIPLIRDSIALYFFHRGFPAQEIQIFLGHRSLKSTKQRISLYSTLDETSNSATFEDFGSEAA; encoded by the coding sequence ATGAAAGATATAAAAATCCAGAAAATAATTTTCCCCTTCCTACCACCGGATCTAGTGGTAAACCTGCAAGAATTCGAGACTTGTTTATTTACCAACGATGACCTACGGAAAATGTTCTTCTTCTTGAGAAATAGTAACTATACTCATTATCTCATCCTTAAACTTTTATTCTCTTCCGGAATGTCCACTCCGGAGCTAGTTTCTTTTAAAATCAAAAACTTTGAACCAAGTTCCGCCAACTTGAAGATTTCGGAACGTTGCAGATTAAAACACAGAAATATCCGTATTTCCGATGATTTTGCCAAGGAACTTTATCGCTTCTGCCAAAGTGAAAAAACAACGGAACTCCCTCTTTTTCCGGGACAAAAAGGTCTTAGAGAGGAAAGATCCATTCAAAAAATCCTGCAAAAAGCATCGCAAATCATAAAGAAGGAAGTCTCCATCCCATTGATCCGGGACTCAATCGCTTTGTATTTTTTTCATCGAGGATTCCCGGCACAGGAAATCCAAATATTTTTAGGCCATCGCTCTCTGAAGTCTACAAAACAACGTATATCTCTCTATTCTACCTTGGACGAGACATCAAATTCAGCGACTTTTGAGGATTTCGGTAGCGAAGCAGCGTAA
- a CDS encoding STAS domain-containing protein: MEIKTKKIGKHTLVNLNGRLDITHSDEVEAKLADDVQSGEGDIIINLELISYISSSGIRIFVGMVRELDKQGRKLKLCCITPPVKKVFDVVELLDLFEVFETEQEATASLSK; encoded by the coding sequence TTGGAAATCAAGACCAAAAAAATAGGCAAACACACTCTAGTTAATCTTAACGGTCGCCTGGACATTACTCATTCCGATGAAGTCGAGGCGAAATTAGCTGACGATGTTCAAAGTGGAGAGGGTGATATCATTATCAATCTCGAGCTTATTTCCTATATTTCTTCTTCTGGAATCCGTATCTTTGTCGGTATGGTTCGAGAATTGGACAAACAAGGTCGTAAACTCAAGCTCTGTTGTATCACTCCTCCCGTAAAAAAAGTATTCGATGTTGTGGAACTACTCGATCTTTTCGAAGTCTTCGAAACCGAACAAGAAGCTACCGCTTCTCTTTCCAAGTAA
- a CDS encoding dolichyl-phosphate-mannose--protein mannosyltransferase, whose protein sequence is MIGFATVLSEPLVFRFGTSGRMEGLTALFFLASIYVAGSKREHILKSFLAGILLSCSAMTHPFGASFGLVSLFFLVRDRISILQKVFFFILGGIIPICLWAVYIHPDWNLLTIQFGAQLIRKQILFGSFTALTKLKVFLFGFAFSKLRLIIIITQIFTLVLVSISLYKKKHELNSRLNVYWIWILSVAVALYSSSEGWYVFHFIFPFAWGMALLAEQKYFGRILSLAGISLSFAGWLHIVNIHWIQTDSTYILNTQFQKLETILKPHNKVYLQTIPDPYFHLSEKYPEKKFLEFIPGELEFPSNEYTRTIESQDAFVFYDDSLKNQAISLFLSNHPEWIREEWEIPVPSNHWLHFKTIVYHKPTGNENASP, encoded by the coding sequence ATGATCGGTTTTGCGACGGTTCTTTCCGAACCGCTTGTATTTCGTTTCGGAACTTCCGGGAGAATGGAAGGATTAACAGCGCTTTTTTTTCTGGCAAGCATCTATGTCGCAGGCTCTAAGCGGGAACATATACTAAAATCCTTTCTTGCCGGCATTCTTCTGTCCTGTTCGGCAATGACACACCCGTTTGGCGCTTCCTTCGGGCTTGTATCTTTATTTTTCCTGGTAAGAGATAGGATTTCTATCTTACAAAAAGTTTTCTTCTTTATATTAGGTGGAATCATTCCAATCTGTTTGTGGGCCGTTTACATCCATCCGGATTGGAACCTTTTGACGATTCAATTCGGAGCCCAATTGATTCGGAAACAAATTTTATTCGGTAGTTTTACAGCACTTACCAAATTGAAAGTTTTTTTATTCGGATTCGCATTTTCCAAATTAAGACTCATCATCATCATCACTCAAATCTTTACGCTTGTGCTTGTTTCCATTTCTTTGTACAAGAAAAAACATGAATTGAATAGCAGACTGAATGTATATTGGATTTGGATTTTATCTGTCGCGGTTGCTTTGTATTCATCTTCCGAAGGATGGTATGTATTTCATTTTATTTTTCCCTTCGCATGGGGAATGGCGCTACTTGCAGAACAAAAATATTTCGGAAGAATCCTCTCTCTTGCAGGAATCAGTTTGTCCTTTGCGGGATGGCTTCATATCGTAAACATTCACTGGATTCAAACGGATTCCACATATATCTTAAACACTCAATTTCAAAAATTGGAAACCATTCTCAAGCCGCATAACAAAGTATACTTGCAAACTATCCCCGATCCTTATTTTCATTTGAGTGAAAAATATCCTGAAAAAAAGTTTTTGGAATTCATACCGGGAGAATTGGAATTCCCTTCCAATGAATACACCCGAACCATAGAATCTCAGGATGCGTTCGTATTTTACGATGATTCTTTAAAAAACCAGGCCATCTCTTTGTTTCTATCCAACCACCCTGAGTGGATTCGGGAGGAATGGGAAATTCCCGTTCCGAGCAATCATTGGTTGCATTTTAAAACAATCGTATATCATAAACCCACGGGGAATGAGAATGCGAGCCCATGA
- a CDS encoding SGNH/GDSL hydrolase family protein, protein MRAHEIFWRQVPISFLLFFIGCYSSKKDTPALLALLNQPTSSYQITIVGDSLSQLSDGFGLKHKLPTSYSIRDMSVTGYGTEDWLVQSPKLEALATDIWLIELGTNDANLYGTTNFLTRYKELLSRLEKNSISIFILTAVPLTDYVDLRPSIKTNNQGIRDLVQSKPNYRLADIEKVFSAYTGIPPLYSLNDPVHPNQLGLEIMGNEYQRVLLGF, encoded by the coding sequence ATGCGAGCCCATGAAATTTTCTGGAGACAAGTTCCGATTTCTTTCCTTTTGTTTTTTATTGGGTGTTATAGTTCCAAAAAAGACACACCTGCCCTGCTTGCACTACTAAACCAACCGACAAGTTCATATCAGATAACGATTGTAGGGGATTCACTTTCCCAATTATCCGACGGATTCGGATTGAAACATAAATTACCCACTTCTTATTCGATTAGAGATATGTCCGTCACAGGATATGGGACGGAAGACTGGCTCGTGCAATCTCCTAAACTGGAAGCCTTAGCCACGGATATCTGGCTGATTGAACTAGGAACGAATGATGCCAATCTTTACGGAACGACAAACTTTCTAACAAGATACAAAGAACTTTTGAGTCGTTTGGAAAAGAATTCCATTTCCATATTTATACTAACAGCTGTACCCTTAACTGATTATGTAGACTTACGTCCTTCTATCAAAACCAATAACCAAGGCATAAGAGATCTGGTTCAATCAAAACCGAATTACAGATTAGCCGATATTGAAAAAGTATTCTCCGCTTATACGGGAATTCCTCCCTTATATTCCTTAAATGATCCGGTGCATCCGAATCAATTGGGACTTGAGATTATGGGAAACGAATACCAGCGGGTCTTACTTGGGTTCTGA